The proteins below come from a single Argentina anserina chromosome 1, drPotAnse1.1, whole genome shotgun sequence genomic window:
- the LOC126785369 gene encoding 2-oxoglutarate-Fe(II) type oxidoreductase hxnY isoform X1 encodes MDNGIKHGAEVISVSSLNCIDLFSTDTNQSVSLLKQACLDCGFFYVVNHGISEQFMDEVFSQSRRMFGLPLGEKMKLLRNKKHRGYTPVLDEHLDHENQVHVGDYKEGYYIGVEVAEDDPKSERPFYGPNVWPAPDILPGWRETMEEFQRQALEVGKAVARLIALALDLDVHFFDKQEMLGEAIAIFRLLHYEGKVSDPSNGIFGAGAHSDYGLITLLATDDVLGLQIGKDKDAKPQLWEYVAPVKGAFIVNLGDMLERWSNCKFKSTLHRVVGNGQERYSIAYFIEPSHDCLVECLPTCKSENNPPKFPPILCHTYLSQRYSDTHTDQTTYKEIKK; translated from the exons ATGGATAACGGAATCAAGCACGGTGCTGAAGTCATATCAGTATCGTCTCTCAACTGTATTGATCTCTTCAGCACAGACACGAACCAATCCGTCTCTCTACTCAAACAG GCCTGTTTGGATTGCGGTTTCTTCTACGTGGTAAATCATGGGATAAGTGAGCAATTCATGGACGAGGTCTTTTCACAGAGCAGGAGGATGTTCGGTTTACCGTTGGGTGAAAAAATGAAGCTCTTGAGGAACAAGAAGCACAGGGGTTATACTCCTGTTCTTGATGAGCATCTGGACCATGAAAACCAAGTTCATG TAGGAGATTACAAGGAGGGGTATTACATAGGAGTTGAGGTAGCTGAAGATGACCCAAAATCGGAAAGACCATTTTACGGTCCTAATGTTTGGCCTGCTCCAG ATATCTTACCTGGGTGGAGGGAGACCATGGAAGAATTTCAAAGACAAGCCTT AGAGGTGGGTAAAGCGGTTGCTAGGCTCATAGCCCTTGCTCTTGACCTAGATGTTCATTTCTTTGATAAGCAAGAGATGCTTGGTGAGGCTATTGCGATATTCCGCTTACTGCACTATGAAG GAAAAGTTTCTGATCCATCAAATGGAATTTTTGGAGCGGGAGCTCATTCTGACTAtggtctcattaccctcttggCAACCGATGATGTCTTAGGTCTCCAA ATAGGCAAGGATAAGGATGCCAAACCTCAATTATGGGAATATGTAGCACCGGTTAAAGG AGCATTTATAGTGAATCTTGGCGACATGCTAGAACGCTGGAGCAACTGTAAATTCAA GTCCACATTGCATAGAGTCGTAGGGAACGGTCAAGAGAGATACTCT ATTGCTTACTTCATAGAACCTAGTCATGATTGTCTTGTGGAGTGCTTGCCTACCTGCAAGTCAGAAAACAACCCTCCCAA GTTTCCTCCAATCTTATGTCACACTTACCTGAGCCAGCGCTATAGTGATACTCATACTGACCAGACTACttacaaagaaattaaaaagtaa
- the LOC126785369 gene encoding 2-oxoglutarate-Fe(II) type oxidoreductase hxnY isoform X2: protein MDNGIKHGAEVISVSSLNCIDLFSTDTNQSVSLLKQACLDCGFFYVVNHGISEQFMDEVFSQSRRMFGLPLGEKMKLLRNKKHRGYTPVLDEHLDHENQVHGDYKEGYYIGVEVAEDDPKSERPFYGPNVWPAPDILPGWRETMEEFQRQALEVGKAVARLIALALDLDVHFFDKQEMLGEAIAIFRLLHYEGKVSDPSNGIFGAGAHSDYGLITLLATDDVLGLQIGKDKDAKPQLWEYVAPVKGAFIVNLGDMLERWSNCKFKSTLHRVVGNGQERYSIAYFIEPSHDCLVECLPTCKSENNPPKFPPILCHTYLSQRYSDTHTDQTTYKEIKK from the exons ATGGATAACGGAATCAAGCACGGTGCTGAAGTCATATCAGTATCGTCTCTCAACTGTATTGATCTCTTCAGCACAGACACGAACCAATCCGTCTCTCTACTCAAACAG GCCTGTTTGGATTGCGGTTTCTTCTACGTGGTAAATCATGGGATAAGTGAGCAATTCATGGACGAGGTCTTTTCACAGAGCAGGAGGATGTTCGGTTTACCGTTGGGTGAAAAAATGAAGCTCTTGAGGAACAAGAAGCACAGGGGTTATACTCCTGTTCTTGATGAGCATCTGGACCATGAAAACCAAGTTCATG GAGATTACAAGGAGGGGTATTACATAGGAGTTGAGGTAGCTGAAGATGACCCAAAATCGGAAAGACCATTTTACGGTCCTAATGTTTGGCCTGCTCCAG ATATCTTACCTGGGTGGAGGGAGACCATGGAAGAATTTCAAAGACAAGCCTT AGAGGTGGGTAAAGCGGTTGCTAGGCTCATAGCCCTTGCTCTTGACCTAGATGTTCATTTCTTTGATAAGCAAGAGATGCTTGGTGAGGCTATTGCGATATTCCGCTTACTGCACTATGAAG GAAAAGTTTCTGATCCATCAAATGGAATTTTTGGAGCGGGAGCTCATTCTGACTAtggtctcattaccctcttggCAACCGATGATGTCTTAGGTCTCCAA ATAGGCAAGGATAAGGATGCCAAACCTCAATTATGGGAATATGTAGCACCGGTTAAAGG AGCATTTATAGTGAATCTTGGCGACATGCTAGAACGCTGGAGCAACTGTAAATTCAA GTCCACATTGCATAGAGTCGTAGGGAACGGTCAAGAGAGATACTCT ATTGCTTACTTCATAGAACCTAGTCATGATTGTCTTGTGGAGTGCTTGCCTACCTGCAAGTCAGAAAACAACCCTCCCAA GTTTCCTCCAATCTTATGTCACACTTACCTGAGCCAGCGCTATAGTGATACTCATACTGACCAGACTACttacaaagaaattaaaaagtaa